The genome window AGCTGAGCACCTTCGACCCCGCGCTTGCCGCCGTCCTGGGCTTCGCGCCGGGCCTGCTCAACTACGCGCTCATGACGCTCGTCTCGGTGACGGCCGTGGGCGCGTTCGACGTGGTCGGCTCGATCCTCGTTGTGGCGCTGATGGTTGGACCCCCGGCGGCGGCCTGGTTGCTCACGGACCGTCTGCCCGTGCTCCTCAGCCTGGCCGTGGTGCTCGGCATCGCGTCGGCGCTCTCTGGCTACTGGCTCGCGCGCGTCCTCGACGCCTCGATCGCGGGCGCGATGGCGACGATGGTGGGCGTCGTGTTCGCGCTTGTCTATGTGTTCGCGCCAGACCGGGGTCTCGTGGCGCAGCGACGGCGGCAGGGGCGGCAGCGTGCCGAATTTGCGCAGCGGATGCTCGCCATCCACCTCCTGCACCACGAGGGCCTGCCTGAGGCCGACCGCGAGTGCCGCGTGGGCCACCTTCGAGAGCACCTCCGCTGGGACCCCCGCCGCGCCGAACGCATCGTCGCCCGGGCGCAGCGCGAAGACCTCATCCGGCGCCGCGACGACGACCTTCTCGCGCTCACCGACGCCGGCCGGCGCTACGCCCAGACCGCGATGGTGCGCTAGGAAGGAAGAGGTTGGAAGTGAGAAGGGTGAGGGAGGGGGAGGGCAAGGTGGGAAGACGAAGAACAGTTTTGTTCCAGAGGCAAAGATGGGCTTGCTTTCACGCAGCACGCAGCACGCAGCACGCAGCACGCAGCACGCAGCACGCAGCACGCAGCACGCAGCACGCACTGTTACCATTCTGCAGAGACCGGGTTACCATTTAGCGGAGACGAAAGGCCGTGGTAGGAACTGGTCCCTCCAGGCGCTATCATTCCGCGCTGCTCTCCTCGTGAGCACGTCTTCTCTGCTCTTCCCCGGGCGCTCTTCCGTCCACGCACCACTCGGACACGGCAACGCCCGACGGAATCGAGGCCGCCGGGCGTCGCCGTTTTGGGGTAGCAGGATCAGGTAGTTTGGCGGCAGAGTAGGGTTGCGGTCTCAGGGATCGCCTGGGCCAAAAGACATGTGCGCCCCGATTGTGAGAGCAGGTCGAAGTTCCTACCCTTAGGCGCTGAGGTAGCCCACGCCGCCCGGCATCAGTCCTCGGCGGCGCGTCTCTGCCTCTCTGCGCTGGCGGGTGCTGATCCTATCCCTACTCGGTGGCACTTCTCCGCTGCGCACTTCTCGTCTGCCCCTCGTCTGCACATCCCCGCTCAACGCCACACGTCCTTCCGAGGGGGCCTGTCTCGTTTGGCACCCCCTCGCGCCGACGCAGCTACCCGCCGCGTCGGCGCTTTCTTGGGGACTAGGGCGTGTGGACATTGATCGGGTCAGGTGCTCACGAGACGCCGTTTGCGTCTCCGAAAGGCGCACGAGGAGCGCGATCCTGTAGGATCGGGGGACGAGTGGAACGCAGCGGAGGCCGAACGGAGGCCATGAGCGCCGATCAGACCGATTGTCCACACGCCCTAGGCCGCCTCGGTCTTCACGTCTCGTTTCCGGCTGCGCTGCTCGCCGAAGCGGCGCACCGAGGCCAGCGTGAAGCCCGCCAGCAGGATCAGCGTGCCGAGCCATAGGATGCTGATGAACGGCTTCTCGTAGGCCTGCACCACCATCCACTCCTCGGGCTGAATGGAGACGCCCTCGACGCCGAGCTTGATCGCGCCCTGGTTGACCTCCATGCCAGTGAACGTTACCGTGATGCCCCAGTCGAGGACGCGGTTCTGGATGAACTGCTGTTCGTTCTCGTTGGTGATCACGTAGACCGGCCGTAGCGTGCGTGTCTCGCCGGTCGCCCGGTTGGTCAACTCCAGCCGCGCTGCCACCGCGAGGTCCACGGTCACCGGGTCGATGTCGACGACGGCCTCGTCGATGTCGAGCTCGTAGTCGACGAAGCGGAGCGAATACTCCCGGTTGCCGAGGCTGCGCGTCTCGCCGCGCTGAAGCATGATCTCGCCGTTCTGCTCCTCCTCGGTCGGGCCGAACATGAACGACGGATAGACCGCGATATAGAGGTCCTGCATGAGCGTCTTGTCGACGTGCGGGCTCTGGATCGTCTGGTCGCGCGAGTCCTGGTAGACCACGTTACGTGCCTCGAACTGGCGGCCCGAAGGCGTCGTCACGTCGAGGATATAGACGGGCTTGCCCTCGTCGTTGTAGCCTTCGCCAGTGTAGGTGAACGCGTAGCCTTCGACGGCCTTCGTCTGGCCCTTTTCGACGATGAAGTTGTCGCGGTCGCCGCCGACGGATGCGCCCTGGCCGTCGGTGAGCGGGCTGTTGAAGAATGACGAGGTGAGGATGCCCATCAGTACGAGCGCGAAGCCGACGTGGGTGAGCGAGCCGCCTGCGAGCTTGAGGTTGCCGCGCCCGATGCGCCAGAGCACGAGGCTGTTGCCCCAGAACGCGAAGAACGCTGCGAACGCGAGCAGCAGCACGAGCAGGCTCACGCCGTAGACGTCCCAGAAGCCCGCGAACCCAGCGCCGAGTAGGCTCGCCTCGATGGCGCCGCCCTCAACACTCGCATCGGCGATCGGGGCCTGCGGCGTCGCCAGGCCACGCGCGATGAAGGGGGCCGCGACGGCGGTCGATACCGCCGTGAGCGCGAGCGGCCTGAGGAGGATGCGGTTGACGTTCTCGACCGACATCTTCGTCCACCAGAGCAGCTGGCCGAGCCCCGCGAGGAGCGCCATCACGATGCCGAGCGGGAGCGTCCATTCGTTGTAGAACGCCACGTCTACGGCCGCCGGGTTGTCGCGGAAGATGCGCCCGAAGATCGGCGCGCTCGTGCCGAGGATGATGACGAGCCCGGTGAGCGCGAGCGTGAGCGCCCCCATGAAGATGAACGACTCGCGGCTGAGCGTCGCGGGCGGCGCGGCAGGCTTCGGCAGGTCGCGGTAGCGATAGAAGAAGAGCCCGAAGCCGAGGCCGATGATGCTCAGGATGAAGAGCAGGAGCTGGTTGTAGAGCCCGAGGTCGACGAACGAGTGCACGGACACGTCGCCGAGGATGCCGGAGCGGGTGAGGAACGTCGAGTAGATCACGAACGCGAACGCCGCGACCGTCAGGAGCAGCGCCGCCTTGTGGCCGCCCGAGGTCTTCTTCTGCACGAGCATCGCGTGGAGCGCCGCCACGCCGATGAGCCACGGCACGAGCGATGAGTTCTCGACGGGGTCCCACGCCCACCAGCCGCCGAAGGAGAGCGTGATGTAGGCCCAGTAGCCGCCCATCATGATGCCGAGGCCGAGCACGCCGAGACCGACGAGCGTCCAAGGGAGCGCTGGCTTCACCCACTGGGTGTACTGCCGCTTCCACAGCCCCGCCACGGCGAACGCGAACGGCACCATCATCATCGTGAACCCGACGAAGAGCGTCGGCGGGTGGATCGTCATCCAGGGGTTCTGGAGGAGATCGTTGAGGCCCTGGCCGTCCTGCGGGACGTAGCCTGCCTGCTGCACGATGGGCGCGTCGGGAAACTTCTCCGCGAGCGTGATGAAGGGCGACGCGCCGATCTGGATGCCGCCGATCTTGAGCCCGATCACCATCGAGAGGAGGAAGCCGAGGCACAGCGCGCACACGGCCATGACGGGTGCTTCGAACGTTTCGCGCGCCTTGACGCTCGCCGCTGTAATTCCTGCGCGCCGCGTCGACCACCACAGCACACTCGCGCCGACGGCCCCAGTCATGAGAATCCACAGCATGAACGAGCCTTCCTGGCCCGCCCAGAACGCCGAGAACTGATACCGGAACGGCATCGCCGACGACGTCTGGCTGTAGACGTAGTGGTACTGGTACTGCTCCGTCAGCAGCAGCGTCCACAGGATCACCGACGCCCCGACGGTCGCGCCGAGCGAGGCGAGCCAGCCGCCGCGCCCGAGGCGTTTATACTGCAGCGCCTCGGTGGGCGTGAGCCGGTCGCGGGAGGCCAGCACGTAGGCCACGCCGGAGGCGATGGCCGCCGCAAAGGCGACGAAGAGCGCGAGTTCGCCGATCAGTCCAAGCATCTGGGGGGTGCAGCGGTGAGGGAGTGCAGCGGTGCGACGGTGACTCTGTCCGGGGGCCGCGTAGCAGTTTCACCGCTACACCGCCTCACCGCGACACCGCCGCACTCAAAGGGGGATTTTCAAACGAGACTGAAAATGATAGTTCCGGTCTTGCGTCCGCCCAACGGGATACCTCGCAAAAGGCCCCAGTTTTCGTCCTGTTTCACGCCGGCTTGACGGAGCAGCGCGACGTTGTAGGCTGCCTACGCCTTGTTGCTAAACACGGCGTCCAGCGCAGCCCCGTAGATCGCCGAGGCGCGGGTGGCGTTGGCCGCCGACTGCCGCGCGAACGCCTCCATCATCACGCCTGCGTTGACTTCGAGCACACGCCACGTGCCGCTCACCTCCACGAGATCGACGGAGGCAAACCGTAGCTCCAGCGCGCGCATCGCGGTGTGGGCGTGATCGATCAGCGCAGCCGGAGGCGGATCGACCAGGTGCGGCGTTGCGCCCAGGCCGAGGTTGTGCCGCCACTCGGCGTTATCTGGATCGTGGTCGGCGCGGACTTTCTCGTAGGCGAGCCGACACGTCCCGTCGAGCATGATGAGGCGCACCTCGCGGTCGATGGCGAGGTACGGGCTGAGCGCGAGCGCGCGGTGGTGCGCGAACAGGTCGTGGACCGCCGCTTCCAGTTCCAACGCCGACTGGACGCGCAACACGTGCTGCCCGCCCGTGCCTTCGTTGGGCTTCACGACGAGGTGCCCGTCGTGCTCCTGCGCATAGGTGAGCATCGTTGCCCAGTTACCGCCGCTGCCGACGTAGCTGGCGAGCGCGGGGCGCAGGAACAGGCGATGCTCGACGTACGGGACGTCAGCGTGCGCCATCGCTTCGGCGGCGGCGGCCTTGTCGCCCGCGAGCATCGCTGCGGGAGCGCTGTTGAGCGGGAAGTGGTAGCCCATCACCGTCGCGTGCCGGTTGCCTCGGCTCAGCCGGACGATCCAGTCCGCCGAGAACGTCGTGCAGGCGATGCCGCGCCGGGCCGCTTCCTCGCGCAGCGCAGCGACGAGGAAGCGCTCGGCGTTCGGCGGGTCAAGGGATGCACTCATGCGGAGTCGGTTTGCAGATGTGCAGCTGCGCTTATCGACCGCGCTGCTGGTCCGGCTCCCCCCGCTTGCACACCGGCAACGGTGCGCAAGCTATCCCCCTCGGGGACGAGGGGACAGTCCTAGGAGCAGAGTTCGCAAGAACGGAGACGACGCAGGACGGGGGAGCAGGGCCGTGCTCACGCGTCGGCCGTCGCAGGCGCGTCGGACACGGTGCGGGGCGGCTCGGCCTGGAGAAGCCGGCGCAGGCCACGCAGCGGGATCCACGCCCAGTGCGGGCGGCTGCCGAGTTCGTAGCGCACCTCGTAGAGCGTCTTGTCGAGGAGATAGGCCCACAGCATCGGCTCGCGGGCGGACGGCGGCTGCGCGAAGTTGTCGTCCTCGGCGACGGCGTGGTAGGCGTCGCGGAAGAGCGCCTCGCACCAGCGGACCAGGCGGTCGGTCCACGCGCGGAGGTCGTCGTCTCCCATGCGCTCGCCGAGGGTGGCGTAGGCGGCGTACTCCAGCGAGCGCAGCATCCCGGCCACGTCGCGCACGGCATAGTCGCGCGCACGCCGCTCGTCGAGGGAGCGGGCCGGTTCGCCCTCGAAGTCGAGCACGTAGAGGTCGCCGTCGGCGATGAGCGTCTGGCCGAGGTGGTAGTCGCCGTGGATGCGGATCTTCTCGCGCGTCGTCTCCACCTCCATGAGGCGGTCGAGGCGGCCGGCCAGACGCGCCCAGTCGTCGTCCGAGGGGAGCTCGAACGGCAGCGTGTTGGCGATGCTCGCGGCCTGCTCGGCGAGCATCGTACGGGTGATCTGCATCTCGGCTTTCACCCGATCGATGAGGCCCTGGACACCTTCAGGGATGCCCGGCTCTGGGCGGGTGGACTCCGAGGTGCCGGTGGCGAGCGCCTGGTGCATCTCGGCGGTGCGGATGCCGAGCGTGCGGGCCAACTGCATCATCTCCGGCGCGTCGGTTTCGAGCCACGGCGGGAGGTCGGCGGGCTCTCGGCTCCACGCGTCGTGGCTCGGTTCGGCGGGCAGCACGCGGCCCTCGATGCGGCCGAGGAAGCGCTCAACGAGGTCGGTGGCGAACGTCCAGCCGTCGGAATCGACGGGGAGCGCCTGCTGGATCACGCCCATCGACACGTCCTGGCCGCGCTCGGTGAACGTGATCGTGCCGAGGAGCGCGGGGACGTACGGGAAGCTCGACCCGGTGAGATGGTCGAGGAGCTCGACCTCGGGGCTGACGCCCTGTTCGAGGCGGCGGTAGAGCTTGACGAAGTACTGCCCGTCGAGGATAGCCGCGGAGTTGGACTGCTCACCGGCGAGCGGCCGGGCCACCTTCGGCGTGTGGCGGCGCACCGACTCAGCCGCGTCGCCGACGTAGGTGCCGCGCAGCGAGCGGCCTTTGGTACCGCTCGTCCACCAGCGGAAGAGCGCCAGCCAGAAATCGGGGCCGACGGCCGCGTCATACAGAAGCACGCGCGTGTCGGGAAGGTCGAGCCACGTGAGCGCCGCGTGCGGGCGTTCGAGCAGCAGCGTCTGCACGCCGTCCTCCCCGTCAGCATCCTCAGGGCGCACGGTGAGCGGGAGGAGGTAGGTGTCCTGCCGCTCCGGACCGTCGGCGGGCTTGAGCGTCACGTCGAGGATCGAGAGGTAGACCGGCCACGGGTCGCGCACGATGCGCACCGCGTCGGCGATGCGCACGTCGAGGATGGCGCAGTCTTTGGCGCCAAACCACCGCTGGCGGCGGATGAAGGACGGCAGCATCCGCTCGAAGTCGGCCCGCGCCTTCGGGTCGGCGAGCGTCGGAACGAGGAGGTTTTGTACGCCCTCGCGCACCTGTAACGACGGCGGCGGCGGGAGGTCGCTCTCGGCGGGCCGCTCCGACGGCGTCTCGCCCGACTTGGGGCGTGCCAACTCGCGTGCGGTGAGCGCCTCGGCGGGTTCGAGGGTGAACCAGAAGAAGCCATGCGGCCCGAGCGGGAGGTGGTAGGGCGTGTCGCCGAGCGGCGGTAGCGCGGCCTGGCTACCCATCTCGACCGGGACGAGGCCCTGCAAGTCGTCCCGGACGGGCAGGTGGCACGACTGCATCTGCCCCGACAGGTTCGCGACGACGAGAATCTTGGTGCCCTCGCCCTGTTCGTCTGTATGGGCGCGGACGAACGCCAGCACCGCGGGGTTCTCCGGGTCGAGGACCTCCATCGAGCCGCGGCCGAAGACCTGGGCGTGCTGGTTGCGGAAGCCGATCAGCCGCCGCATGAAGTGTAGCAGCGAGTGCGCGTCCGACTCGGCGTCCTCGACATTGACGAACTCGTACGAGTACCGCCCGCGGTCGATGGACGGCATGAAGA of Bacteroidota bacterium contains these proteins:
- a CDS encoding metal ABC transporter permease; protein product: DPRPSTLDPRPSTLDPRPSTLDPRPVTPQIEIQLICATVAAACALVGGFLVLRRASMLSDAISHAILPGIVVAFFLTESLSSPLLLVAAAATGVLTVALIEALGRTRLVKQDAAIGLVFPALFSVGVLLIARFADDVHLDTDAVLLGDPAFSWIERFTVGGVDLGPMALWLMALVLALNLAFVGVFYKELKLSTFDPALAAVLGFAPGLLNYALMTLVSVTAVGAFDVVGSILVVALMVGPPAAAWLLTDRLPVLLSLAVVLGIASALSGYWLARVLDASIAGAMATMVGVVFALVYVFAPDRGLVAQRRRQGRQRAEFAQRMLAIHLLHHEGLPEADRECRVGHLREHLRWDPRRAERIVARAQREDLIRRRDDDLLALTDAGRRYAQTAMVR
- the ccsA gene encoding cytochrome c biogenesis protein CcsA, translating into MLGLIGELALFVAFAAAIASGVAYVLASRDRLTPTEALQYKRLGRGGWLASLGATVGASVILWTLLLTEQYQYHYVYSQTSSAMPFRYQFSAFWAGQEGSFMLWILMTGAVGASVLWWSTRRAGITAASVKARETFEAPVMAVCALCLGFLLSMVIGLKIGGIQIGASPFITLAEKFPDAPIVQQAGYVPQDGQGLNDLLQNPWMTIHPPTLFVGFTMMMVPFAFAVAGLWKRQYTQWVKPALPWTLVGLGVLGLGIMMGGYWAYITLSFGGWWAWDPVENSSLVPWLIGVAALHAMLVQKKTSGGHKAALLLTVAAFAFVIYSTFLTRSGILGDVSVHSFVDLGLYNQLLLFILSIIGLGFGLFFYRYRDLPKPAAPPATLSRESFIFMGALTLALTGLVIILGTSAPIFGRIFRDNPAAVDVAFYNEWTLPLGIVMALLAGLGQLLWWTKMSVENVNRILLRPLALTAVSTAVAAPFIARGLATPQAPIADASVEGGAIEASLLGAGFAGFWDVYGVSLLVLLLAFAAFFAFWGNSLVLWRIGRGNLKLAGGSLTHVGFALVLMGILTSSFFNSPLTDGQGASVGGDRDNFIVEKGQTKAVEGYAFTYTGEGYNDEGKPVYILDVTTPSGRQFEARNVVYQDSRDQTIQSPHVDKTLMQDLYIAVYPSFMFGPTEEEQNGEIMLQRGETRSLGNREYSLRFVDYELDIDEAVVDIDPVTVDLAVAARLELTNRATGETRTLRPVYVITNENEQQFIQNRVLDWGITVTFTGMEVNQGAIKLGVEGVSIQPEEWMVVQAYEKPFISILWLGTLILLAGFTLASVRRFGEQRSRKRDVKTEAA
- a CDS encoding RimK-like protein; the encoded protein is MSASLDPPNAERFLVAALREEAARRGIACTTFSADWIVRLSRGNRHATVMGYHFPLNSAPAAMLAGDKAAAAEAMAHADVPYVEHRLFLRPALASYVGSGGNWATMLTYAQEHDGHLVVKPNEGTGGQHVLRVQSALELEAAVHDLFAHHRALALSPYLAIDREVRLIMLDGTCRLAYEKVRADHDPDNAEWRHNLGLGATPHLVDPPPAALIDHAHTAMRALELRFASVDLVEVSGTWRVLEVNAGVMMEAFARQSAANATRASAIYGAALDAVFSNKA
- the treS gene encoding maltose alpha-D-glucosyltransferase, with the protein product MSDFLTDPLWYKDAVIYELHVRSFFDANNDGYGDFAGLRAKLPYLERLGVNTLWLLPFLDSPLKDDGYDTADYYKVLPVHGDLDDFKAFLYEAHERGMRVITELVLNHTSDQHPWFQEARDPDSDKHDWYVWSDTDDKYDQVRIIFTDTEVSNWSWDQQAQRYYWHRFFSHQPDLNYDNPEVRETMKEVMFFWLDMGIDGLRLDAVPYLFEREGTNCENLPETIDYIVELRQAIEERYGPGKVLLAEANQWPEDTLPYFADGEGVQMAFNFPIMPRMYMALRRADRRPLVEMLTLTEDIPEDTQWAVFLRNHDELTLEMVTDEERDYMNNAYASDPRFRINVGIRRRLAPLLDGERRQIELMNALLLSLKGSPILYYGDEIGMGDDPFLGDRNGVRTPMQWAPDKNGGFSRAAQHRLFMPSIDRGRYSYEFVNVEDAESDAHSLLHFMRRLIGFRNQHAQVFGRGSMEVLDPENPAVLAFVRAHTDEQGEGTKILVVANLSGQMQSCHLPVRDDLQGLVPVEMGSQAALPPLGDTPYHLPLGPHGFFWFTLEPAEALTARELARPKSGETPSERPAESDLPPPPSLQVREGVQNLLVPTLADPKARADFERMLPSFIRRQRWFGAKDCAILDVRIADAVRIVRDPWPVYLSILDVTLKPADGPERQDTYLLPLTVRPEDADGEDGVQTLLLERPHAALTWLDLPDTRVLLYDAAVGPDFWLALFRWWTSGTKGRSLRGTYVGDAAESVRRHTPKVARPLAGEQSNSAAILDGQYFVKLYRRLEQGVSPEVELLDHLTGSSFPYVPALLGTITFTERGQDVSMGVIQQALPVDSDGWTFATDLVERFLGRIEGRVLPAEPSHDAWSREPADLPPWLETDAPEMMQLARTLGIRTAEMHQALATGTSESTRPEPGIPEGVQGLIDRVKAEMQITRTMLAEQAASIANTLPFELPSDDDWARLAGRLDRLMEVETTREKIRIHGDYHLGQTLIADGDLYVLDFEGEPARSLDERRARDYAVRDVAGMLRSLEYAAYATLGERMGDDDLRAWTDRLVRWCEALFRDAYHAVAEDDNFAQPPSAREPMLWAYLLDKTLYEVRYELGSRPHWAWIPLRGLRRLLQAEPPRTVSDAPATADA